The following DNA comes from Nicotiana sylvestris chromosome 10, ASM39365v2, whole genome shotgun sequence.
acaacacagctgttagccatttcatgacccaaccgaagttgaatggtcgacatgccaggtggcaggaactcctagctgaattccacttcaacctggagtaccgaagtgtgaagaccaatcatgttgctgatgcgctcagtcggagagctgatctagcatcggtgtgcctactcgccaccctaagggggagcgaaGTAGCCACCTCCATTAAGGACCAGATACAGGATTTACTCATCAAGGATCCTGCTgcacagtatttggttgatttggtaggacagggcaagactcgccagttatacatggaagatggtttttgaaagtgaaagggaaccgactttatgttcctaaaggaggagatctgCGAAAGACTCTTCTGGCtgaatgtcatgatactctgtgggccggccatcccggtgaagaatacaccatggcgttacttcgccttgcatattattggcctcaaatggccgatgaTGTTGCTCAatatgtgaagacttgtctagcatgccagaaggacaagtcagaccGCTTGACACAAGCGGGACTCTTGGAACTACTAACTATCCCAAAGAGACCTTaggaaagtgtttccctggatttcatcaccggattgcctaaggtcggagatctaacaactatcttggttgtggtagatcggttttccaaGTATGTTTCCTTTATTGCTtccccacaatatatatcagcagaagatacaactcgactcttcttctctcatgtcgtcaaatattggggcctgcctaaagacattgttagtgatcgtgactcacgcttcactagtaACTTTTGGACCAAACTCTTTAAgtgccttgggtcgaagctgaGTCACAactcaagttttcatccgcaatctgatggccagacggagcggttcaatggtatgttggaggaatatctctgtcattttgtaaccggatcgcagaagaattgggtgaagcttctggatgctgctcaactgtgtttcaattcacaaaagagctctagtacaaacaaaagtGCTTTTGAGATTGTTACCGGACAACAACCGCTACTTCCACACACAGTCAATGCAAcaaatatgtctaaatctcctcgagctgctaaCTTCTCAAAagagtggaagcaaaatttggagatagtgcggagctatcttgtcaaggctcaaaagcggatgaagaggcatgctgatcagaatcgtcgctttgtcgaataccaagtaggagacaaagtgataGTCAACATTCCAAACCGTTACTTATTTGcggggtccatgaccctcgcctattgcaaaaatacattggacccttgtccattgaaaggcgcattgggaaagttgcataccggaTGGATACCCCAGtttggtggaaaattcatcctgtcttccatgtcagcctcctgaaaccttttcgggaagacacggaggatccttcaaggagccaactcacaatacccagtattcgacggcccaattcaaccgggaaaaggcgtgttgaagctatccttgatgatagagtgattcatgcctcaaggaaagatcaccaagagttcttggtgaaattGTAGGGCTGTGATGTagaggagaacacttgggagaggggaacaaaccccaaagcctacaagagcctaattgaagattatcttgcaagtaaggcgccgaggacgtcgccaactcaggtgggggagaatgtcatgggcggcttttcagccgtgccccatgaccccttgggcgcgccccgtggtgtcctagcaagccttccaatgcctagcgccacggacggccccgtggtcttggccgcgccaagtgacaagcgcgcatgtgcctctgtcgccccaccgatatccctcgccagcgcccaaccgcaggcggatgccaacagcgccgcgcgcgcagaccctgatgccaaagactatgctgctgacaacggacctgtttctgccttatagaaaactaagtctttttcattataaatatagagtagttttattccatgtacttccattatgtttctctagcttaatcaagtctagtcttgtagctttggtttatttttttaaagtatTATTAAGGGGGATCAatcaatcaaactttctagcaagcaaacaattctctgtactggtgtctctccccctcgacactgcgttgtctttctgtaatagctttcattaatgctatcaagctttctttcattctcaattctcatttctgttctctcaattgctcttggcattggttttcccgtacggcactaacaatctagtctagcgtacggaggggacctcagttggcggacaacaattgcactgacatcagttgcttagccttacgtcgcccttccacgGAATCTCAGGAAGACGCCGCGTAACATTACTAGTAGCGGAGTAATCGATATCGTTAAAGTTGCAATCTCAAAATGTTGAATTCTCTGTGTGAAAGAACTATTTTAAACAAGTCGTGAATGAAAGGTGGCATTTACGCGGGTCTTTTAAAAACTGAATTCAGCATACCTTAGCTTTTACCACACCAAAACTAACAAACTAATAATATCTTATGTATAATAGTCTATCACACAATATTGAGCAAGCGTCACTTTTAGCCGGTGaccaaaattattatttatgtCCGCTAGCCACAAaagtaagtatatatatatatatatatatatatatagcttacaTATTTGAAAACTACATAAAAAGTAATTTAAGTAAAAGTATTTAAAAAACATATGAAAAATTATGGTCAAACAAATTTTTATTTTGCTTAATGTTTGTTGATCATACAAAAGCTGCAGATAACAGACGATAACGAATGGAACAGGTCCGAGTCCGGGTCTGCTTCCTGTCTGTTTACGCTTcgtgtttcttttatttctttctccTTTCCTGAAACAATGGCAATGAACATATCTATCAGTTTATCAAAATCCCCTCAAATTATATAACTAATTCTCCTCACAAACCCTCAACCTAAAGGCTCATTGCACTTCTTTATACTGTAAATCTATTTTGACATTCTGAtcttatttttttcatttaaattgcGATAGCAGCTATTCTAATTATTAAAAAGCCAACAATAACTGTTCATTCCATTAAGTATTAGTTCAGCCATTTCAATTTGGTTTTGGCGAGTTTAATCAAATGGCATTGTGAAATCATTGGGCTGTCAATTCGTTAATTTTGGTTCCTAGAAACAGCGCCATTTCCAATAAATGGCGCTGTCGAGACACTTCTTTTACCGGAAGCCGCCTGATCGACTTCTAGAGATTTCTGAGCGTGTTTATGGTACGCCTTTTCTCACATTCTTCCCCATTTCTTCAATCTTGCATTTCCCTGTTTTGGGAGTTTACAAGTGTTAATTTACCTATAGGTTCAATGTTTTCTTCCCCGCAGTAACTTGGACTTAAATTATTGAGTATTGGAATGAACGGGTCCAAATGAATGATCACCGGACTAGTTTGGAATTGAGACATTGTAGTAGTAGTAATAGTTGTTAATTTGGGCTTATTTTGCTCAATCATATGATATTTCatgataatttttctttctttttataaaTCATCATCACCGGTTAGCTAAATTTGGAGCTACTTCTGATAATAGTTATAGTTTAGCTCTAGTTTCTCCAGTTGTTTGAAGTAAATGAGCTGCAAAATGACAGAGCTAAAGAAATGCAACTTCATGTGGAAAATGTTGAAACCTCTTGCCCATAACTTGGTGGTTGTTAACATACATTATTTCATATTCTGGTCGAATTTGCTCAAGTACCAAGTTACATGTTTAAGTGATTTCTCTTTAACTTACTTTGTCATCTCAAAGAAGGATGATTTCTTGGGTTCGTTTTGTCAGTATTGATgtttttgtcttcttttcctcTAACATTCATGCATGCAGTTTTCGATTGTTGCTTCTCTGGCAATGTATTGGATGAAGATGAATACAAGACATATATGGGAGGGATTGTAGCTCAGTTACAGGACCACTATGCAGATGCTGCTTTCATGGTTTTCAATTTTAGAGAAGGTGATCGAAGGAGCCAAGTATCTGACATTTTGTCCCGGCATGGTATGACAGTCATGGATTATCCTAGGCAATATGAGGGGTGTCAGCTATTGCCATTGGAAATGATCTACCACCTCTTGCGATCGAGTGAGAGCTGGCTTTCCATCGAAGGCCAAGAGAACGTGTTGTTGATGCACTGTGAGAGAGGAGGGTGGCCTGTTCTTGCCTTCATGCTTGCTGGTCTTCTTTTGTACAGAAAACAGTACGCTGGTGAGCAGAAGACTCTTGAAATGGTATATACGCAAGCTCCTAGGGAACTTGTACATCTTTTGTCACCTCTGAATCCACAGCCATCTCAGCTTAGATATCTCCAGTATATCTCCAGAAGAAATTTCGACTCAGATTGGCTGCCATCAGATACACCTTTTTCGTTAGATTGCATCATACTTAGAGTCCTTCCTCTATTTGATGGTGGGAGGGGCTGCCGACCTGTAGTTCGTGTCTACAGTCAAGATCCCGCTTCAACAATGCATAATAGAGGATCTAAGCTCTTATATTCAACTTCAAAGACAAAAGAACATGTTTGCCTCTACCAACAGGTAACTCCAAGCTTAAAATTTGAGACTTGAAAGGTAATTAGCTGAAATCTGAAGTGTCCTGCTGACTCCTCATTGCAGGAAGAGCGTGCGCTGGTGAAAATAGATCTCCGCTGTCGTGTCCAAGGAGATGTTGTTCTTGAGTGCGTCCATTTGGAAGATGATCTATTAAGGGAAGAAATGATGTTCAGGGTCATGTTTCACACAACATTTATTCAGTCAAATGTTTTGACATTAACCCGTGATGAAGTTGATGTCCCATGGGATGCACAAGACCAACTTCCAAGAGAGTTTAAAGCAGAGGTTGGCTGTTTATTTCTCTGACTTAGTTCTCTATAATTCATACTTTTTCGTCTGCTAAGAAGCTATAGGACTTGAAGAATACTCATACCTGTACCAGGTGCTTTTTTCGGGTGCTGAAGCTGATCAATGTATCATCACCACAGAAGCACCATATGAAGATGAGAATGAAAGTGAAGGCGCTTCATCTGAGGAGTTTTTTGAGGTGGAAGAGATATTCAGCGTTGATGGACAGGATGGAAGGGCCGAGTCTAATGCCTATACAGTTCCAAATGGTATGCAGGATGATGACATTGAAATAGTCTGGAAAGAGGAGTTAGGGCGTCATGCTTTACAAGATTGTGGGTCGGATGGGGTAAATCACAAACAAGAAAGAAAGATGTATAAGCAGCGGGCACCAAAAAGGAATAGTTTAGGTAATAGGGATGAGTTAATGGCCTCAAAAGTTGTGACTTCTAATGTTACTAGCAACATGGAATCAAAAGCTGTAATATCTGGGGCTAGTGGCATGTCAGAAGAAGGGGAAAATAAGCATCGAGAAAGCACTCTTAAACAGAAGAAGTTTGAGCCGCAGGGTTCTCAACAGGAGTTGAGTGGTGAAAGCAATAAACAAAAGGATGAAATGCCACCCTCATCTCTAAAGAGACAGCTATTATCCAACTCAAAACCAGCCGCTGATGGGCTTGGTccaaaaaataaatctaaacaGCAGGAATCTCAGTGCACTCCTTCAAGACTGGCGAAGCCAAATGCAGTATCTCGGTGGATTCCTACTAATAAAGGTTCTTATACTAATTCAATGCATGTATCATATCCACCATCAGGATATAATAATGCTCCTCGTGGGCTTGCTCTCACCAAGGATTCTCGATCTCGTTCAAAATCTAAATCTCCATCTTCTCGAGCTTCTGTAAAAGCTATGGTTCCAGCTGACGCAGGTCGTGTTCCAAGGAAAAACTCTTCATGTCCTGCATTATTAGACATGTTAGCAGTCCAAGAGGCATTGCTTACGAAAGACTCTTTACGAGCATCAGCTGAAAGCCAAGCCATGCAATTTCTTCCATCTCCTCCAGGTCGTCCCCTAACTCCTCCACTGCCTCCATGTTCAAGCACTTCATCTTATAGAGTACCTCAAATTCACGGAGCAAGGACAAATCTACCAGCTTCTGACATCCTAGCTCTGTCTTTGCAGGAAAGCCACATTATTAAAGCCTCTGTGACTCACCAATTACCCCCACCTCCACCACCTCTGCCCCCTCTGCCTCATCCATCCCTGCCACTTACTCGTAATGCCACATCTTTATCACCTTCACCCTTATCTCAACCTCTGCCTCCTCCTCTACCTGCATTAACTGGCTTGATAACTCCTATTGGTACCTCTCGCCCGCCCCCATCATCGCTTCCTACATCATCCAGCGTACTGAATCCTGCTACCTGTAAGCTCTTGCCGCCACCCCCTCCACCACTCCTGTGGTCAAGTGGGGCTTATGCAGCTTCCTCTGCAGCATTATCAAGTTCATTGCCACCTTCACCTCCACCTCTATCTCCACCTGTATATGCTGACACTGTATCCAAACCTGCTAGTCCTAGAACGAATtctccaccaccaccaccacctcccCCTCCTCCTCTATATGGTGCCCCTTCTCCTCCACTTCCATTGCCACCACCTTCTCCACTAAATCCAGCTAGGCATAGAGTTGCTTCTTTGCTTACAATTAGTGCTCCACCATCACCATCACCTTCTCCTCCAACTCCACGTCCTCTTTCACTTAGTGCTTCAGCTCCACCTCCCCCTCCACCGCCTCCCCTTCCCTCACGTGTTACTCCTGCTCCACCACCTCCACCACCTCCACGAAGTGCCCCACAAACACCATTTCTACCTTCACCTCCTCCGCCTCCTTCATACAACAATCCACCTGCACCACCTCCACCTCCAATTCGTGGTCCTCCCCCTCCTCCAACTCCATGTTATTTCCCTGGAGCACCATCCCCACCCTTACTGCCTCCTTTGTGTGGATCTGCACCCCCACCACCTCCTCCTTTGCCTGAAGCTCCACGTGCACCTCTTCGaccacctcctcctccacctCCCTCAATGCGAGGGCATCCTGCTCCTTCCCCTCTTCCTAGTGGTGACCCTCCTCCACCTCCACCTCCAGTATGTGGAGCACCCCCTCCTCCACCCCCTCCTGGAGGTTATGCACATGGTGTACCTCCTTCACCCCCTATTGGAGGAGGCGCACCTAGTCCACCTCTTCCACCAGGAGCTCCAAGACCTCCAGGCGTTGGACCTCCTCCGCCACCACCTGGGGCACTTGGGAGAGGCCTTACTGTAGGGAGAGGGCAGGGGCTTTCACGAACAACAGGCAGTATAGCTCCTCGGAGATCTACTTTAAAGCCGTTGCATTGGAGCAAGGTAACTAGGGCACTAGGGGGTAGCTTATGGGAGGAACTGCAGAGACGTGGAGAGCCTCAAATGTATGTTCCATGCTTTTGTAGTTTGACACTGATTATGCTCCATTCAAGTAAAATACTGATACCCTTTTGCTCCAATTCTAGTGCAACAGAATTTGATGTGTCAGAAATTGAGACTCTTTTCTCTGCGACAGTCCCCAAGAAAGATGGCGCCGGAGGCAAATGTGGAGCAAAGAAGTCAGTTGGATCTAAACCAGACAGGGTTCACCTGGTAATCGACTAATTTAATACCTTTTCTTGACGAGTATTtttaaaaggatctaaattttcaATAAATGCAGTTGTCTTGATAGTATGATATTTTTTCCAATGTGCTGTCTTGtctgtttattttttctttttcctgtacATAGATTCCTATTGCTTGATACTTTTCGTTCTTCTTTGTAGATCTGGTATTGGTGATTGATGGAATTCCTTTTTTCTCCTTTATTGTTTCTTTTAACTTTGATTTATAATTCCTCCTTGTGATGGGCTTTTCTCTGTTGTTTTTGTTTAAAAGATTGATCTAAGGAGGGCTAATAATACTGAAATTATGCTCACTAAGGTGAAAATGGCACTTCCTGACATGATGGTGAGTTTGGTATTTTCTCTTCAATGTCATTATCTCCTTAGTTGTCATTGTTGAATGCTCTTTTCCTTATTATGAAAGAATAGTAACACCTTTTCCTGCAAACAAACATGCACATAGAGAGATTGTTTTCACATTTCATGGTAGAATTATATGCTGTGTTCAGGATAATGGGAGCTATATATTGTCAGAATATTGCAAATTTCATTTCTTATGGTAGTAATGCATGACACTGCCTTTGGTTTCTGTATTAAATTTTAAATTGCTTATGGCCAATCGTAGAAGGGATATCTTATCTCTTACCCCCTCAGTTTTGTTGCTTTCTTCTATTATTCCGCTGGTTTGGACCATTTCTCTGTTTCACAGAGTTAATGTCAAGAGGCTAGAATACATATACAAACAAAGGCTAGAATGCATATAtcaaagcagggaaaagaaaagaagttacTGGCAGGAATGCTTCATGGGTCCATAACACCCAGACTAGGATTTTACAGGGAAAAAGAGAGTGAACTGCTGAGATCTATCTTAAATGATCAATGTCTGGTCAAACCACTTTTTCAAATCCAGCCTTTGTCTATAAAAGCCTGCATTTACTTTTTCTGAAGCCATTTCTTTCCTGTGAACCTTACAACCAAAGCTTGTTTTAGAGTGTTGTTAAAGGCTCAGTTGACGCGTGGTTAAACCTGAAATCTAGGAGTAGTGCAAGCAGTTCGCATTTCCTAAATGATGCTTCAATAAATTCAccaaaaggctaaggcatgcaACCGTCACTGAATGCTTCCCTTTAAATTACTCTTTCTGCTTAAAACCCAGCAGACCTTGGgccttttttatatattttattttatgtataccTTTAACAAATCGCTATCTATTTTTAGACCTGGGTGATTCTCTTTTTTCTTGAATATTGTTGCTAGTCTGGATGCTGTTCACTAGGTATTTTGTTTCCTATCTTGTTCCCAGTAACAACGTCTATCTATGTGGCTTACAGGCAGCTGTGCTGGCAATGGATGAGTCGATTTT
Coding sequences within:
- the LOC104229428 gene encoding formin-like protein 20 yields the protein MALSRHFFYRKPPDRLLEISERVYVFDCCFSGNVLDEDEYKTYMGGIVAQLQDHYADAAFMVFNFREGDRRSQVSDILSRHGMTVMDYPRQYEGCQLLPLEMIYHLLRSSESWLSIEGQENVLLMHCERGGWPVLAFMLAGLLLYRKQYAGEQKTLEMVYTQAPRELVHLLSPLNPQPSQLRYLQYISRRNFDSDWLPSDTPFSLDCIILRVLPLFDGGRGCRPVVRVYSQDPASTMHNRGSKLLYSTSKTKEHVCLYQQEERALVKIDLRCRVQGDVVLECVHLEDDLLREEMMFRVMFHTTFIQSNVLTLTRDEVDVPWDAQDQLPREFKAEVLFSGAEADQCIITTEAPYEDENESEGASSEEFFEVEEIFSVDGQDGRAESNAYTVPNGMQDDDIEIVWKEELGRHALQDCGSDGVNHKQERKMYKQRAPKRNSLGNRDELMASKVVTSNVTSNMESKAVISGASGMSEEGENKHRESTLKQKKFEPQGSQQELSGESNKQKDEMPPSSLKRQLLSNSKPAADGLGPKNKSKQQESQCTPSRLAKPNAVSRWIPTNKGSYTNSMHVSYPPSGYNNAPRGLALTKDSRSRSKSKSPSSRASVKAMVPADAGRVPRKNSSCPALLDITPIGTSRPPPSSLPTSSSVLNPATCKLLPPPPPPLLWSSGAYAASSAALSSSLPPSPPPLSPPVYADTVSKPASPRTNSPPPPPPPPPPLYGAPSPPLPLPPPSPLNPARHRVASLLTISAPPSPSPSPPTPRPLSLSASAPPPPPPPPLPSRVTPAPPPPPPPRSAPQTPFLPSPPPPPSYNNPPAPPPPPIRGPPPPPTPCYFPGAPSPPLLPPLCGSAPPPPPPLPEAPRAPLRPPPPPPPSMRGHPAPSPLPSGDPPPPPPPVCGAPPPPPPPGGYAHGVPPSPPIGGGAPSPPLPPGAPRPPGVGPPPPPPGALGRGLTVGRGQGLSRTTGSIAPRRSTLKPLHWSKVTRALGGSLWEELQRRGEPQIATEFDVSEIETLFSATVPKKDGAGGKCGAKKSVGSKPDRVHLIDLRRANNTEIMLTKVKMALPDMMAAVLAMDESILDADQVENLIKFCPTKDEMDLLKGYTGDKELLGKCEQFFLELMKVPRVESKLRVFLFKIQFNSQVSDFKKSLDTVNSASEEARNSLKLKEIMKKILYLGNTLNQGTARGSAVGFKLDSLSKLTDTRATNNRMTLMHYLCKVLASKSPTFLDFHEDLASVEAASKIQLKSLAEEMQAIINGLEKVKKELEASQTDGPVSETFCKTLKEFIEVAEAEVGSVKELYSLAGRNADALALYFGEDPARCPFEQVAATLLNFVRLFRKAHEENKKQAELEKKKVQKEAEMEKAKGINSKTKKGVE